From Pseudomonas putida, one genomic window encodes:
- a CDS encoding ABC transporter ATP-binding protein — protein MSFVSVQKLHKRYAGTPVFEHIDCYIERGEFVTLLGPSGCGKSTLLRCIAGLTPVDGGQILLDGQDIVPLSPQKRGIGMVFQSYALFPNMTVEQNVAFGLRMQKVKASDTQVRVREALDLVELGSFAGRYPHQLSGGQCQRVALARSLVTRPRLLLLDEPLSALDARIRKHLREQIRAIQRELGLTTIFVTHDQEEALTMSDRIFLMNQGRIVQSGDAETLYTAPVDLFAAGFIGNYNLLDPQSASRLLQRPVTSRLAIRPESITLSLEGERDGEVRSHSLLGNVIRYRVRVRDVELVVDVLNRSSADLHADGQRVSLSIDPTALREVA, from the coding sequence ATGAGCTTCGTCAGCGTACAGAAACTGCACAAACGCTATGCCGGGACCCCGGTGTTCGAACATATCGACTGCTACATCGAACGCGGCGAATTCGTCACCCTGCTCGGCCCCTCCGGCTGCGGCAAGTCCACCCTGCTGCGCTGCATCGCCGGGCTGACCCCGGTGGACGGCGGGCAGATCCTGCTCGATGGGCAGGATATCGTGCCGCTGAGCCCGCAAAAGCGCGGCATTGGCATGGTGTTCCAGAGCTATGCGCTGTTCCCCAACATGACCGTGGAACAGAACGTCGCCTTTGGCCTGCGCATGCAGAAGGTCAAGGCCAGTGACACGCAGGTACGGGTGCGCGAGGCGTTGGACCTGGTGGAGCTGGGCAGCTTTGCCGGGCGCTACCCGCACCAGCTGTCCGGCGGCCAGTGCCAGCGTGTGGCCCTGGCCCGCTCGCTGGTCACCCGCCCACGCCTGCTGCTGCTCGACGAGCCGCTGTCGGCGCTGGATGCACGTATTCGCAAGCACCTGCGCGAGCAGATCCGCGCCATTCAGCGCGAGTTGGGGCTGACCACCATCTTCGTTACCCATGACCAGGAAGAAGCGCTGACCATGTCTGATCGCATCTTCCTGATGAACCAAGGGCGTATCGTCCAGAGCGGCGATGCCGAAACCCTTTACACGGCACCGGTGGACCTGTTCGCCGCCGGCTTTATCGGCAACTACAACCTGCTCGACCCGCAAAGCGCCAGCCGCCTGCTGCAGCGCCCGGTGACCAGCCGCCTGGCGATTCGCCCCGAGTCGATCACCTTGAGCCTGGAGGGCGAACGGGACGGCGAAGTGCGCAGCCACAGCCTGCTCGGCAATGTGATCCGCTACCGGGTACGGGTGCGTGACGTGGAACTGGTGGTGGATGTGCTCAATCGCTCATCGGCCGATCTGCACGCGGACGGCCAACGGGTATCCTTGTCGATCGACCCCACGGCGCTACGGGAAGTGGCCTAA
- a CDS encoding ABC transporter permease has product MHANRSTRPSAGSLYHRVVVYLLFLILLLPLAGTLLYSLATSWSASLLPSGLTLKWYVALWGEPRFLAAFGQSLLVCLGALLLSVVLILPLLFVVHYHFPRLDALMNILILLPFAVPPVVSSVGLLQLYGSGPMAMVGTPWILIGCYFTIALPFMYRAITNNLQAINLRDLMDAAQLLGASTWQAAFLVVLPNLRKGLMVALLLSFSFLFGEFVFANLLVGTRYETLQVYLNNMRNSSGHFNSALVISYFAFVLVLTWVANRLNKDKT; this is encoded by the coding sequence ATGCACGCTAACCGCTCAACCAGGCCGAGCGCCGGCAGCCTCTACCACCGCGTCGTGGTGTACCTGCTGTTTCTCATTTTGCTGCTACCACTGGCCGGCACCCTGCTCTACTCGCTGGCCACCAGCTGGTCAGCCAGCCTGCTGCCCAGCGGCCTGACCCTGAAGTGGTACGTGGCGCTGTGGGGCGAGCCGCGCTTTCTCGCGGCCTTCGGCCAGTCGCTGCTGGTGTGCCTGGGCGCGCTGCTACTGTCGGTGGTGCTGATCCTGCCGCTGCTGTTCGTGGTGCACTACCACTTCCCCAGGCTCGATGCACTGATGAACATCCTCATCCTGCTGCCCTTCGCGGTGCCACCAGTGGTGTCCTCGGTGGGCCTGCTGCAGTTGTACGGCAGCGGGCCGATGGCCATGGTCGGCACGCCGTGGATCCTGATCGGCTGCTACTTCACCATCGCCCTGCCGTTCATGTACCGGGCGATCACCAACAACCTGCAGGCGATCAACCTGCGCGACCTGATGGACGCCGCCCAGTTGCTCGGCGCCAGCACCTGGCAGGCGGCATTCCTGGTGGTGCTGCCCAACCTGCGCAAAGGCCTGATGGTGGCGCTGCTGCTGTCGTTCTCGTTCCTGTTCGGCGAATTCGTGTTCGCCAACCTGCTGGTCGGCACGCGCTACGAAACCCTGCAGGTGTACCTGAACAACATGCGCAACAGCAGCGGCCACTTCAACAGCGCGCTGGTGATCTCGTACTTCGCCTTCGTGCTGGTACTCACCTGGGTCGCCAACCGCCTGAACAAGGACAAGACCTGA
- a CDS encoding ABC transporter permease: MSGGARGRYLALLCLLPFAVFFVIFQIAPLAWVAINSVQSEAGWGLANFSKVFASKFYLQALQRSLEISFWSSLFGIIIATLGAYSLRQVDSRLRDFVSAFANMTSNFAGVPLAFAFIILLGFNGALTLLLKQIGLLEDFSIYSSNGLILVYTYFQIPLGVLLLYPAFDALREDWRESAALLGASHWQYWRHIGLPVLTPALLGTFVILLANALGAYATVYALTTGNFNVLPIRIAGLVAGDISLDPNLASALAMVLVGLMTVVTLVHQWLLKRSYHAR; encoded by the coding sequence GTGAGTGGCGGCGCCCGCGGGCGCTACCTGGCCTTGCTCTGCCTGCTGCCGTTTGCCGTGTTCTTCGTCATCTTCCAGATCGCCCCGCTGGCCTGGGTGGCCATCAACAGCGTGCAGTCGGAGGCGGGCTGGGGGCTGGCCAACTTCAGCAAAGTGTTCGCTTCGAAGTTCTACCTGCAGGCACTGCAACGCAGCCTGGAAATCAGCTTCTGGTCGAGCCTGTTCGGCATCATCATCGCCACCCTCGGTGCTTACTCGCTGCGCCAGGTCGATTCGCGCCTGCGCGACTTCGTCAGCGCCTTCGCCAACATGACCAGCAACTTCGCCGGCGTGCCGCTGGCCTTCGCGTTCATCATCCTGCTGGGTTTCAATGGGGCGCTGACCCTGCTGCTCAAGCAGATTGGCCTGCTGGAAGACTTCAGCATCTACTCCAGCAACGGCCTGATCCTGGTCTACACCTACTTCCAGATCCCCCTGGGCGTGCTGCTGCTCTACCCGGCCTTCGATGCCCTGCGCGAAGACTGGCGCGAATCGGCCGCGTTGCTGGGCGCCAGCCACTGGCAATACTGGCGGCACATCGGCCTGCCGGTGCTGACACCGGCCCTGCTCGGCACCTTCGTCATCCTGCTGGCCAACGCGTTGGGCGCGTATGCCACGGTGTATGCGCTGACCACCGGCAATTTCAACGTGCTGCCGATCCGCATCGCCGGCCTGGTGGCCGGTGACATCAGCCTGGACCCCAACCTGGCCAGCGCGCTGGCCATGGTGCTGGTGGGCTTGATGACGGTGGTCACGCTCGTTCATCAATGGCTGCTGAAACGGAGCTACCATGCACGCTAA
- a CDS encoding alkaline phosphatase family protein, with product MQHNVILVLLDGLNHQVAHHAMGHLHAYVEADRAALYRVECELPSLSRPLYECILTGVAPIDSGIVHNNVNRLSNQRSVFHYAREANLGTAAAAYHWMSELYNRSPFDPQRDRHTHAPKLPIQHGLFYWDDRYPDSHLLADAEYLRRRHAPNFLLVHPMSIDDTGHRHGLDSSQYRNAARSADILLADYLPHWLEEGYQVLVTADHGMNNDRSHNGLLAEEREVPLFVFGDAFSLDPAAKPLQTELCGTICELLGVAHDKTVCRELLK from the coding sequence ATGCAACACAACGTCATCCTGGTCTTGCTCGACGGCCTCAACCACCAGGTCGCGCACCACGCCATGGGCCACCTGCACGCGTACGTCGAAGCCGACCGTGCCGCGCTGTACCGGGTGGAATGCGAGCTGCCCTCGCTGTCCCGGCCACTGTACGAGTGCATCCTCACCGGCGTGGCGCCGATCGACAGCGGCATCGTGCACAATAACGTCAACCGCCTGTCCAACCAGCGCAGCGTGTTCCACTACGCCCGCGAGGCCAACCTGGGCACCGCGGCGGCGGCCTATCACTGGATGAGCGAACTGTACAACCGCTCGCCTTTCGACCCGCAGCGCGACCGCCATACCCACGCGCCAAAGCTGCCGATCCAGCATGGCCTGTTCTATTGGGACGACCGTTACCCCGACTCGCACCTGCTGGCCGACGCCGAGTACCTGCGCCGCCGGCATGCGCCGAACTTTTTGCTGGTGCACCCGATGAGCATCGACGACACCGGCCACCGCCACGGCCTGGACAGCAGCCAGTACCGCAACGCTGCGCGCAGCGCCGACATCCTGCTGGCCGACTACCTGCCGCACTGGCTCGAAGAGGGCTACCAGGTATTGGTCACCGCCGACCACGGCATGAACAACGACCGTTCGCACAACGGCCTGCTGGCCGAGGAGCGTGAAGTACCGCTGTTCGTGTTTGGCGACGCCTTCAGCCTCGACCCGGCCGCCAAGCCGCTGCAGACCGAGCTATGCGGCACCATCTGCGAGTTGCTTGGCGTTGCCCACGACAAGACGGTCTGCCGGGAGCTGCTCAAGTGA
- a CDS encoding UTRA domain-containing protein, whose product MQSTPPRAVTAICHALQEQIEHGLLAPGGKLPSERKLSEVFDTTRITLREALVQLEAQGLIYREERRGWFVAPERLTYDLIERSHFHAMVRSQGRVASTELLSARLQPASAAICARLHLPALSSVIRICRLRRIDGRAVLYAEHYLNPRYFPEILEHDLAQSLTEIYGRVYGIRYGQVCFEILPTALPVAAAAALKVSTGSPGLHITRVNSDQQGHLIDCDLEYWRHDAICIRAQAG is encoded by the coding sequence ATGCAGTCGACGCCACCGCGTGCGGTAACAGCCATCTGCCATGCCTTGCAGGAGCAGATCGAGCACGGCCTGCTGGCGCCGGGCGGCAAACTGCCGTCCGAGCGCAAGCTCAGCGAAGTGTTCGATACCACCCGTATCACCCTGCGCGAGGCCCTGGTGCAACTGGAAGCCCAAGGGCTTATCTACCGCGAAGAGCGGCGCGGCTGGTTCGTCGCCCCCGAGCGGCTGACCTACGACCTGATCGAGCGTAGCCATTTTCATGCGATGGTGCGCAGCCAGGGGCGGGTGGCCAGTACCGAACTGCTTTCGGCCCGGTTGCAACCGGCCTCGGCGGCCATTTGCGCGCGGCTGCACCTGCCGGCGCTGTCCAGCGTGATCCGCATCTGCCGCCTGCGGCGTATCGATGGGCGGGCGGTGCTGTATGCCGAGCATTACCTCAACCCGCGCTATTTTCCCGAAATCCTCGAACATGACCTGGCGCAGTCGCTGACCGAGATCTATGGGCGGGTCTATGGCATCCGCTATGGGCAGGTGTGCTTTGAAATCCTGCCCACGGCGTTACCCGTGGCGGCGGCGGCGGCCTTGAAGGTGTCCACCGGCAGCCCGGGGCTGCATATCACCCGGGTCAACAGTGACCAGCAGGGGCACCTGATCGACTGTGACCTGGAGTATTGGCGGCATGATGCGATCTGCATCCGCGCCCAGGCGGGCTAG
- a CDS encoding ABC transporter substrate-binding protein, with product MKKLFMASLLGSAMALCTSAMAAGTDLKALEDAARKEGTINSVGMPDAWANWKGTWEDLASKYGLKHTDTDMSSAQEIAKFDAEKDNASADIGDVGAAFGPIAVAKGVSQPYKPSTWDQVPAWAKDKDGHWALAYTGTIAFIINKDLVKEEERPKTWHDLEKGKYKVAIGDVSTAAQAANGVLAAAIAYKGDEGNVAPGLQLFTKLAQQKRLSLANPTIQTLEKGEVEVGVVWDFNGLSYRDQIDPKRFEVLIPSDGSVISGYTTIINKYAKNPNAAKLAREYIFSDAGQINLAKGHARPIRAEHLKLPADVQAKLLPNEQYGAAQPIKNPEVWEMTSKQLPQMWQEQVIIEME from the coding sequence ATGAAAAAGTTGTTCATGGCGTCACTGCTGGGCTCGGCCATGGCCCTGTGTACCTCGGCCATGGCCGCCGGCACCGACCTCAAGGCCCTGGAAGACGCCGCCCGAAAGGAAGGCACGATCAATAGCGTGGGCATGCCCGATGCCTGGGCCAACTGGAAAGGCACCTGGGAAGATTTGGCCAGCAAGTACGGCCTCAAGCACACCGACACCGACATGAGCTCGGCCCAGGAAATCGCCAAGTTCGATGCCGAGAAGGACAACGCCAGCGCCGACATCGGTGACGTCGGGGCCGCCTTCGGCCCGATTGCGGTGGCCAAGGGCGTGAGCCAGCCGTACAAGCCAAGCACCTGGGACCAGGTGCCGGCGTGGGCCAAGGACAAGGATGGGCACTGGGCGCTGGCGTATACCGGCACCATCGCCTTCATCATCAACAAGGACCTGGTGAAGGAAGAAGAACGCCCTAAAACCTGGCACGATCTGGAAAAAGGCAAGTACAAGGTCGCCATCGGTGATGTCAGCACTGCCGCCCAGGCCGCCAATGGTGTGCTGGCCGCAGCCATCGCCTACAAGGGCGATGAGGGCAACGTCGCCCCGGGCCTTCAGCTGTTCACCAAGCTGGCCCAGCAGAAGCGACTGTCGCTGGCCAACCCAACCATCCAGACCCTGGAGAAAGGCGAGGTCGAGGTGGGCGTGGTATGGGACTTCAACGGCCTGAGCTACCGCGACCAGATCGACCCGAAACGCTTCGAAGTGCTGATCCCTTCGGACGGCTCGGTCATTTCCGGCTACACCACCATCATCAACAAGTACGCCAAGAACCCCAATGCGGCCAAACTTGCGCGTGAGTACATCTTCAGTGATGCCGGGCAGATCAACCTGGCCAAGGGGCATGCCCGGCCGATCCGCGCCGAGCACCTGAAACTGCCGGCGGACGTGCAGGCCAAGCTGCTGCCTAACGAGCAGTACGGCGCTGCGCAGCCGATCAAGAACCCCGAGGTATGGGAAATGACCTCGAAACAGCTGCCGCAGATGTGGCAGGAGCAAGTCATCATCGAGATGGAATGA